In Streptomyces qaidamensis, one DNA window encodes the following:
- a CDS encoding MmcQ/YjbR family DNA-binding protein produces MAVPRNALKKWEKVRAFALGLPDAVEEFPWGESVAKVNKKVFVFLGVQDGGYPLGVTVKLKDETAHAHALACPGAEPAGYGLGKAGWVYVPLEQQGAPAAEVLCDWVEESYRVIAPKRLIVVLDGH; encoded by the coding sequence ATGGCCGTGCCCAGGAATGCCCTGAAGAAGTGGGAGAAAGTGCGCGCGTTCGCACTGGGGCTGCCGGATGCCGTCGAGGAGTTCCCCTGGGGCGAGTCCGTCGCGAAGGTCAACAAGAAGGTGTTCGTCTTCCTCGGCGTCCAGGACGGCGGTTACCCCCTGGGGGTGACGGTGAAGCTCAAGGACGAGACGGCACATGCGCACGCGCTGGCCTGCCCCGGCGCCGAGCCCGCCGGATACGGCCTGGGCAAGGCGGGCTGGGTGTACGTCCCTCTGGAGCAGCAGGGCGCCCCGGCCGCCGAGGTGCTCTGCGACTGGGTGGAGGAGAGCTACCGGGTGATCGCCCCGAAGCGGCTGATAGTCGTGCTGGACGGGCACTGA
- a CDS encoding CaiB/BaiF CoA transferase family protein: MTTARTPGHGPLSGVRVVELAGIGPGPFAAMLLADLGADVVRVDRPGGPGLAIDPACDVTNRNKRSVVVDLKAPDGPERVLDLTARADILVEGYRPGVAERLGVGPEPCHARNPRLVYGRMTGWGQDGPLAQRAGHDIAYIAPTGTLGMIGRPDEPPAVPANLLGDYAGGSLYLVVGVLAALHHARATGTGQVVDAAIVDGTAHLSTMIHGMLAAGGWQDRRGANLLDGGCPYYGTYETADGRYMAVGALEPQFYAEFLALLGVEDRAAARKDVARWGELREEVAARFKSRTRDEWTAVFDGTDACVAPVLSLREAPHHPHLAARGTFTDHGGITQPAPAPRFSATPTSVRTGPARPGADTADVARDWDIPGLLPSSRNPQ, translated from the coding sequence ATGACCACGGCAAGGACGCCAGGACACGGCCCGCTCTCCGGCGTGCGCGTCGTCGAGCTGGCCGGCATCGGGCCCGGCCCGTTCGCCGCCATGCTCCTGGCCGACCTCGGCGCCGACGTCGTGCGCGTGGACCGCCCGGGCGGCCCCGGACTCGCGATCGACCCGGCCTGCGACGTCACCAACCGCAACAAGCGTTCGGTGGTCGTCGACCTGAAGGCCCCCGACGGCCCGGAGCGGGTGCTCGACCTCACCGCCCGCGCCGACATCCTCGTCGAGGGCTACCGCCCCGGCGTCGCCGAGCGCCTCGGCGTGGGCCCCGAGCCCTGCCACGCCCGCAACCCCCGCCTCGTCTACGGCAGGATGACCGGCTGGGGCCAGGACGGCCCGCTCGCGCAGCGCGCCGGGCACGACATCGCGTACATCGCCCCCACCGGCACCCTCGGCATGATCGGCCGCCCGGACGAGCCGCCGGCGGTCCCGGCCAACCTGCTCGGCGACTACGCGGGCGGCTCCCTCTACCTCGTCGTCGGCGTCCTCGCCGCCCTCCACCACGCGCGCGCGACCGGCACCGGCCAGGTCGTGGACGCCGCCATCGTCGACGGCACCGCCCACCTCTCGACGATGATCCACGGCATGCTCGCCGCCGGCGGCTGGCAGGACCGCCGCGGCGCCAACCTCCTGGACGGCGGCTGCCCGTACTACGGCACGTACGAGACGGCCGACGGCCGGTACATGGCCGTCGGCGCCCTGGAACCGCAGTTCTACGCGGAGTTCCTCGCCCTCCTCGGCGTCGAGGACCGGGCCGCGGCGCGCAAGGACGTCGCCCGGTGGGGTGAACTGCGCGAAGAAGTCGCCGCCCGCTTCAAGAGCCGCACCAGGGACGAGTGGACGGCCGTCTTCGACGGCACCGACGCCTGCGTGGCGCCCGTGCTGTCACTGCGCGAGGCCCCGCACCACCCGCACCTGGCCGCCCGCGGCACCTTCACCGACCACGGCGGCATCACCCAGCCCGCCCCGGCCCCCCGCTTCTCCGCGACCCCGACCTCCGTCCGCACCGGCCCGGCCCGGCCGGGCGCCGACACCGCGGACGTCGCCCGGGACTGGGACATCCCCGGGCTGCTCCCGTCGTCCCGCAACCCTCAGTGA
- a CDS encoding acetyl-CoA C-acetyltransferase — translation MSTEAYVYDAIRTPRGRGKANGALHGTKPIDLVVGLIHEIRARFPDLDPAAVDDIVLGVVGPVGDQGSDIARIAAIAAGLPDTVAGVQENRFCASGLEAVNLAAAKVRSGWEDLVLAGGVESMSRVPMASDGGAWFNDPMTNLQVNFVPQGIGADLIATIEGYSRRDVDEYAALSQERAATAMKDGRFDRSVVPVKDRSGLVVLDHDEFPRPGTTADSLAKLKPSFADIGELGGFDAVALQQYHWVEKIDHVHHAGNSSGIVDGASLVAIGSKEVGERYGLTPRARIVSAAVSGSEPTIMLTGPAPATRKALAKAGLTIDDIDLVEINEAFAAVVLRFVRDMGLSLDKVNVNGGAIALGHPLGATGAMILGTLVDELERQDKRYGLATLCVGGGMGVATIVERI, via the coding sequence GTGAGCACCGAAGCGTATGTGTACGACGCGATCCGCACCCCGCGCGGCCGCGGCAAGGCGAACGGCGCCCTGCACGGCACCAAGCCCATCGACCTGGTCGTCGGACTCATCCACGAGATCCGCGCCCGGTTCCCGGACCTCGACCCGGCCGCCGTCGACGACATCGTCCTCGGCGTCGTCGGCCCGGTCGGCGACCAGGGCTCGGACATCGCCCGGATCGCCGCCATCGCCGCGGGCCTGCCCGACACCGTCGCCGGTGTGCAGGAGAACCGCTTCTGTGCCTCGGGCCTGGAGGCCGTCAACCTGGCCGCCGCCAAGGTGCGTTCCGGCTGGGAGGACCTCGTCCTCGCGGGCGGCGTCGAGTCCATGTCCCGGGTGCCGATGGCCTCCGACGGCGGCGCCTGGTTCAACGACCCGATGACCAACCTCCAGGTCAACTTCGTGCCGCAGGGCATCGGCGCCGACCTCATCGCCACCATCGAGGGCTACTCCCGGCGCGACGTCGACGAGTACGCGGCCCTCTCCCAGGAGCGGGCCGCCACCGCGATGAAGGACGGCCGCTTCGACAGGTCCGTCGTCCCGGTGAAGGACCGCAGCGGCCTCGTCGTCCTCGACCACGACGAGTTCCCCCGCCCCGGCACCACCGCCGACTCCCTCGCCAAGCTGAAGCCGTCCTTCGCGGACATCGGCGAACTCGGCGGCTTCGACGCGGTGGCGCTCCAGCAGTACCACTGGGTGGAGAAGATCGACCACGTCCACCACGCGGGCAACTCCTCCGGCATCGTGGACGGCGCCTCGCTCGTCGCGATCGGCTCCAAGGAGGTCGGCGAGCGCTACGGCCTCACGCCCCGCGCCCGGATCGTCTCCGCGGCCGTCTCCGGCTCCGAGCCGACCATCATGCTCACCGGCCCGGCCCCCGCCACCCGCAAGGCCCTCGCCAAGGCCGGGCTGACCATCGACGACATCGACCTCGTCGAGATCAACGAGGCGTTCGCGGCGGTCGTGCTGCGCTTCGTGCGGGACATGGGCCTGTCCCTGGACAAGGTCAACGTCAACGGCGGCGCGATCGCGCTCGGCCACCCCCTCGGCGCGACCGGCGCGATGATCCTCGGCACCCTCGTCGACGAACTGGAGCGCCAGGACAAGCGCTACGGCCTCGCCACGCTGTGCGTCGGCGGCGGCATGGGCGTCGCCACCATCGTCGAGCGCATCTGA
- a CDS encoding 3-hydroxyacyl-CoA dehydrogenase NAD-binding domain-containing protein, whose protein sequence is MSTESTTIRWEQDRTGLVTLVIDDPNQSANTMNQAFRDSLAAVTDRLEAEKDSIRGVIITSAKKTFFAGGDLRDLIRVTPETAQELFDGGMAIKRNLRRIETLGKPVVAALNGAALGGGYEIALACHHRVALDAPGSKIGCPEVTLGLLPGGGGVVRTVRMLGIADALLKVLLQGTQYNPRRALENGLVDEVADSPEDMLAKARAFVDAHPESQQPWDKPGYRIPGGTPAHPKFAANLPAFPASLRKQTGGAPYPAPRNILAAAVEGSQVDFETAQVIEARYFVDLAAGQTSKNMIQAFFFDLQAVNSGANRPKGVERRQVRKVAVLGAGMMGAGIAYSCARAGIDVVLKDVSLEAALKGKGYSEKLCAKAVAKGRTTQEKADALLARITATAEVQDLAGCDAVIEAVFEDTSLKHKVFQEIQHVVEPDALLCSNTSTLPITALAEGVERQGDFIGLHFFSPVDKMPLVEIIKGERTGEGALARAFDLVRQINKTPIVVNDSRGFFTSRVIGHFINEGVAMVGEGIEPASVEQAAAQAGYPAKVLSLMDELTLTLPRKIRAESKRAVEEAGGTWTAHPAEAVIDRMVDEFGRTGRSGGAGFYDYGDDGKRTGLWPGLREHYTKPGHRIPFRDMQERMLFSEALDTVRLLEEGVLTSVADANIGSIFGIGFPGWTGGVLQYINGYEGGLPGFVARARELAEHYGERFAPPALLVEKAEKGERFSDSARV, encoded by the coding sequence ATGAGCACTGAGTCCACCACCATCCGCTGGGAACAGGACCGCACCGGCCTCGTCACCCTCGTCATCGACGACCCGAACCAGTCCGCGAACACCATGAACCAGGCGTTCCGCGACTCGCTGGCCGCCGTCACCGACCGCCTGGAGGCCGAGAAGGACTCCATCCGGGGCGTCATCATCACCTCCGCGAAGAAGACCTTCTTCGCCGGCGGTGACCTGCGCGACCTCATCCGCGTCACGCCCGAGACGGCCCAGGAGCTGTTCGACGGCGGCATGGCGATCAAGCGGAACCTGCGCCGCATCGAAACCCTCGGCAAGCCGGTCGTCGCCGCCCTCAACGGCGCGGCCCTCGGCGGCGGTTACGAGATCGCCCTGGCCTGCCACCACCGCGTCGCCCTCGACGCCCCCGGCTCCAAGATCGGCTGTCCCGAGGTCACCCTCGGCCTGCTCCCCGGCGGTGGCGGCGTCGTCCGCACCGTCCGCATGCTCGGCATCGCGGACGCCCTGCTGAAGGTCCTCCTCCAGGGCACCCAGTACAACCCCCGCCGCGCCCTGGAGAACGGCCTCGTCGACGAGGTGGCCGACAGCCCGGAGGACATGCTCGCCAAGGCCCGCGCCTTCGTCGACGCCCACCCCGAGTCCCAGCAGCCCTGGGACAAGCCCGGCTATCGCATCCCGGGGGGCACGCCCGCCCACCCCAAGTTCGCCGCGAACCTGCCCGCCTTCCCGGCCAGCCTGCGCAAGCAGACGGGCGGCGCCCCCTACCCGGCGCCGCGCAACATCCTCGCCGCCGCCGTCGAGGGCTCCCAGGTCGACTTCGAGACCGCGCAGGTCATCGAGGCCCGCTACTTCGTGGACCTGGCGGCCGGGCAGACGTCGAAGAACATGATCCAGGCGTTCTTCTTCGACCTCCAGGCGGTCAACTCCGGCGCGAACCGCCCCAAGGGCGTCGAACGGCGCCAGGTCCGCAAGGTCGCCGTCCTCGGCGCCGGCATGATGGGCGCGGGCATCGCCTACTCCTGCGCCCGCGCCGGCATCGACGTCGTCCTGAAGGACGTGTCCCTGGAGGCGGCCCTCAAGGGCAAGGGCTACTCCGAGAAGCTGTGCGCCAAGGCCGTCGCCAAGGGTCGCACGACCCAGGAGAAGGCCGACGCGCTGCTCGCCCGCATCACCGCCACCGCCGAGGTCCAGGACCTGGCCGGCTGCGACGCCGTCATCGAGGCCGTCTTCGAGGACACCTCCCTCAAGCACAAGGTGTTCCAGGAGATCCAGCACGTCGTGGAGCCCGACGCGCTGCTCTGCTCCAACACCTCCACGCTGCCCATCACCGCCCTCGCCGAAGGCGTCGAGCGCCAGGGCGACTTCATCGGCCTGCACTTCTTCTCGCCCGTCGACAAGATGCCGCTGGTCGAGATCATCAAGGGCGAGCGCACCGGCGAGGGGGCCCTGGCCCGCGCCTTCGACCTGGTGCGGCAGATCAACAAGACGCCGATCGTCGTCAACGACTCGCGCGGCTTCTTCACCTCCCGCGTCATCGGCCACTTCATCAACGAGGGCGTCGCCATGGTCGGCGAGGGCATCGAGCCCGCCTCGGTCGAGCAGGCCGCGGCCCAGGCCGGCTACCCGGCCAAGGTGCTGTCCCTGATGGACGAGCTGACGCTCACCCTGCCCCGTAAGATCCGCGCCGAGTCGAAGCGGGCGGTCGAGGAGGCGGGCGGCACCTGGACGGCCCACCCGGCCGAGGCCGTCATCGACCGCATGGTCGACGAGTTCGGCCGCACCGGCCGCAGCGGCGGCGCCGGTTTCTACGACTACGGCGACGACGGCAAGCGCACCGGCCTCTGGCCCGGACTGCGCGAGCACTACACCAAGCCCGGCCACCGGATCCCGTTCCGGGACATGCAGGAACGCATGCTGTTCTCCGAGGCGCTGGACACCGTCCGGCTGCTGGAGGAGGGCGTGCTGACCTCCGTCGCCGACGCCAACATCGGCTCGATCTTCGGCATCGGCTTCCCGGGTTGGACCGGCGGCGTGCTGCAGTACATCAACGGCTACGAGGGTGGCCTGCCCGGCTTCGTGGCACGCGCGCGGGAACTCGCCGAGCACTACGGGGAGCGCTTCGCCCCGCCCGCGCTGCTGGTGGAGAAGGCGGAGAAGGGGGAGCGGTTCAGCGACTCAGCCCGCGTCTGA
- a CDS encoding MerR family transcriptional regulator produces the protein MTTTDTEEPTLTIDELAARAGITVRTVRFYGTKGLLPPPVLGPRRVGHYGREHLARLALIEELQQQGMTLAGIERYLRQLPPDLSAHDLAIHRAVVASWAPESVETVTRAELERRAGGPLGEEDVERLVAMGVVRPADGGYEADLGLLRLGAGLLDVPLSQEAIFAARKVLVEHARAAARELSQLFRGEVAERDARDVRSLSAHMHPLVVQALLTAFQRSLKEELGEWLTGPSQSGGSDAG, from the coding sequence ATGACGACGACCGACACCGAGGAGCCGACCCTCACGATCGACGAGCTGGCCGCCCGGGCCGGGATCACGGTGCGCACGGTCCGCTTCTACGGCACGAAGGGGTTGCTGCCCCCGCCGGTGCTCGGTCCGCGGCGCGTGGGCCACTACGGGCGCGAGCATCTGGCCCGGCTGGCGCTGATCGAGGAGTTGCAGCAGCAGGGCATGACGCTGGCCGGCATCGAGCGCTACCTGCGGCAGCTGCCGCCGGATCTGAGCGCGCACGACCTCGCCATCCACCGGGCCGTCGTGGCCTCCTGGGCGCCGGAGAGCGTCGAGACGGTCACCCGGGCGGAGCTGGAGCGGCGGGCCGGAGGGCCGCTGGGCGAGGAGGACGTCGAGCGGCTCGTCGCGATGGGCGTGGTCCGGCCCGCGGACGGCGGGTACGAGGCCGACCTCGGTCTGCTCCGGCTGGGCGCCGGGCTGCTGGACGTGCCGCTCTCGCAGGAGGCGATCTTCGCGGCGCGCAAGGTGCTCGTCGAGCACGCGCGCGCCGCGGCCCGGGAGCTGTCCCAGCTCTTCCGCGGTGAGGTGGCGGAGCGTGACGCCCGGGACGTGCGGTCCCTGTCGGCGCACATGCACCCGCTGGTGGTGCAGGCGCTCCTCACCGCGTTTCAGCGGTCGCTGAAGGAAGAGCTGGGCGAGTGGCTCACCGGGCCGTCGCAGTCCGGCGGGTCAGACGCGGGCTGA
- a CDS encoding amino acid permease gives MSKDAVNTAAAASPSDAAQVPADAGDAGYSKDLKARHVNMIAIGGAIGTGLFLGAGGRLHSAGPALAIAYLVCGIFAFFVVRALGELVLYRPSSGSFVSYAREFLGEKGAYVAGWMYFLNWSTTGIADITAIALYTHYWSLFTDIPQWVLALVALAVVLAVNLISVKIFGEMEFWFAIIKVATLVGFMFIGIFLLATQHEVGGQTPGLGVITDNGGVFPYGMMPVVLVMQGVIFAYAALELVGVAAGETAEPEKVVPRAVNSIMWRVGLFYVGSVVLLALLLPGSVYSADQSPFVTVLSKIGVPAAGDVMNLVVLTAAMSSLNSGLYSTGRILRSMAMAGSAPKFTARMNRSQVPYGGILLTCAVCVLGVGLNFLVPAQAFEIVLNVASLGIISTWVIIMVCHLVFVRRAKAGLVTRPSFRLPFTPVTEITTIVFLLACLGMMWNDPEVGRKTLLLIPLIAAMLVAGWFGIRRRVSRTADQELSQLTK, from the coding sequence GTGAGCAAGGACGCCGTGAACACGGCAGCAGCCGCATCCCCCAGTGACGCGGCGCAGGTGCCCGCGGATGCGGGTGACGCCGGCTACAGCAAGGACCTCAAGGCCCGTCACGTCAACATGATCGCCATCGGAGGCGCGATCGGCACCGGGCTCTTCCTGGGCGCGGGCGGCCGCCTCCACAGCGCCGGCCCGGCGTTGGCGATCGCCTACCTGGTCTGCGGCATCTTCGCCTTCTTCGTGGTCCGGGCCCTCGGTGAGCTCGTGCTCTACCGCCCGTCCTCGGGCTCCTTCGTGTCGTACGCGCGCGAGTTCCTCGGCGAGAAGGGCGCGTACGTCGCCGGCTGGATGTACTTCCTCAACTGGTCGACCACCGGCATCGCCGACATCACCGCGATCGCGCTCTACACGCATTACTGGAGCCTGTTCACCGACATCCCGCAGTGGGTGCTCGCGCTGGTCGCCCTCGCGGTCGTCCTGGCGGTGAACCTGATCTCGGTGAAGATCTTCGGCGAGATGGAGTTCTGGTTCGCGATCATCAAGGTCGCCACGCTCGTCGGCTTCATGTTCATCGGCATCTTCCTGCTCGCCACGCAGCACGAGGTGGGCGGCCAGACCCCGGGCCTGGGCGTCATCACCGACAACGGCGGCGTCTTCCCGTACGGCATGATGCCCGTCGTCCTCGTCATGCAGGGCGTGATCTTCGCCTACGCCGCGCTGGAGCTGGTCGGTGTCGCCGCGGGCGAGACCGCCGAGCCGGAGAAGGTCGTCCCGCGCGCAGTGAACTCGATCATGTGGCGGGTGGGTCTCTTCTACGTCGGCTCGGTCGTCCTGCTGGCCCTGCTGCTGCCGGGTTCGGTCTACTCCGCCGACCAGAGCCCCTTCGTCACGGTGCTGTCGAAGATCGGCGTCCCGGCCGCGGGCGACGTGATGAACCTGGTGGTCCTCACGGCCGCCATGTCCTCCCTCAACTCCGGCCTGTACTCCACGGGTCGCATCCTGCGCTCCATGGCGATGGCGGGCTCCGCCCCGAAGTTCACCGCACGCATGAACCGCAGCCAGGTCCCCTACGGCGGCATCCTGCTGACCTGCGCGGTGTGCGTGCTCGGCGTCGGCCTGAACTTCCTGGTGCCGGCCCAGGCCTTCGAGATCGTGCTGAACGTCGCCTCCCTCGGCATCATCAGCACCTGGGTGATCATCATGGTCTGTCACCTGGTCTTCGTCCGCCGCGCCAAGGCGGGCCTGGTCACTCGCCCCTCCTTCCGTCTCCCCTTCACCCCGGTCACGGAAATCACCACGATCGTCTTCCTGCTGGCCTGCCTCGGCATGATGTGGAACGACCCCGAGGTCGGCCGCAAGACCCTCCTGCTCATCCCGCTGATCGCGGCCATGCTGGTCGCGGGCTGGTTCGGCATCCGCCGCCGGGTGTCCCGGACGGCGGACCAGGAACTGTCGCAGCTGACGAAGTAG
- a CDS encoding macro domain-containing protein, protein MSGITYVRGDATVPSVKGVKIIAHVCNDIGGWGKGFVLAISRRWPEPEAAYRAWHRDRAANDFALGAVQFVQVERYVWVANMIGQRGTRTGSKGVPVRYEAIDTALETLAGKAGELGGSVHMPRIGCGLAGGRWTRVEPLVEERLVRRGIRVTVYDHGE, encoded by the coding sequence ATGTCGGGGATCACGTATGTGCGGGGTGACGCCACCGTTCCGTCGGTGAAGGGCGTCAAGATCATCGCCCATGTCTGCAACGACATCGGGGGCTGGGGCAAGGGGTTCGTCCTGGCGATATCGCGCCGCTGGCCCGAGCCGGAGGCTGCGTACCGGGCCTGGCACCGGGACCGCGCGGCGAACGACTTCGCCTTGGGCGCGGTGCAGTTCGTCCAGGTCGAACGGTACGTGTGGGTCGCCAACATGATCGGCCAGCGTGGCACCAGAACCGGCAGCAAGGGCGTCCCCGTCCGCTACGAGGCGATCGACACGGCGCTGGAGACCCTGGCCGGGAAGGCCGGTGAACTGGGTGGCTCGGTGCACATGCCCCGCATCGGCTGCGGCCTGGCCGGCGGCCGGTGGACCCGTGTCGAGCCGCTGGTCGAGGAGCGGCTGGTGCGACGGGGCATACGGGTGACGGTGTACGACCACGGGGAGTGA
- a CDS encoding arginase family protein → MRNVAIVEAPSVLGLRPTGVEELPAALLGAGLAEGLGAVRAGRVEPPPYEPERDPATGLLNPGGIAAYSGALADAVGGVLDRGRFPVVLGGDCSVLLGILLALRRRDRHGLLFLDGHSDFYQPSAEPAGEVASMELALATGRGPRVLADLEGRGPLVRDEDVVALGFRDAEESASYGMQPLPSALHSMGLDTVRALGAAEAARRAVGLLTGGGADAGYWVHLDVDVLDDAVMPAVDYRQPDGLTWQELETVLRTALTGGGAVGLTVAIFNPRLDSEGTIAQRLAGCLVRAFDSQG, encoded by the coding sequence GTGCGGAACGTGGCGATCGTCGAGGCACCGTCCGTGCTCGGGCTGCGCCCCACCGGTGTCGAGGAGCTGCCCGCGGCGCTCCTGGGGGCCGGGCTGGCCGAGGGGCTGGGGGCGGTGCGCGCGGGCCGGGTCGAGCCGCCGCCGTACGAGCCGGAGCGGGACCCGGCGACGGGGCTCCTCAACCCGGGCGGCATCGCCGCGTACTCCGGTGCGCTGGCCGACGCGGTGGGCGGCGTCCTCGACCGGGGCCGGTTCCCCGTCGTGCTGGGCGGTGACTGCAGCGTGCTGCTCGGCATCCTGCTCGCGCTGCGCCGCCGCGACCGGCACGGTCTGCTCTTCCTGGACGGGCACAGCGACTTCTACCAGCCGTCGGCGGAGCCGGCCGGTGAGGTGGCCTCCATGGAGCTCGCCCTGGCCACCGGGCGCGGCCCGCGCGTGCTGGCCGACCTGGAGGGCCGGGGCCCGCTCGTGCGGGACGAGGACGTCGTCGCCCTGGGGTTCCGGGACGCGGAGGAGTCCGCGTCGTACGGGATGCAGCCGCTGCCGTCCGCGCTGCACTCGATGGGGCTGGACACCGTGCGCGCCCTGGGGGCGGCCGAGGCGGCCCGGCGCGCGGTCGGGCTGCTGACCGGCGGCGGCGCGGACGCCGGGTACTGGGTCCATCTCGACGTCGACGTGCTGGACGACGCGGTCATGCCCGCCGTCGACTACCGGCAGCCGGACGGGCTGACCTGGCAGGAGCTGGAGACCGTCCTGCGCACGGCCCTGACCGGCGGCGGTGCCGTCGGCCTCACCGTCGCGATCTTCAACCCCCGCCTGGACTCCGAGGGCACCATCGCACAGCGCCTCGCCGGCTGCCTGGTGCGGGCCTTCGACAGCCAGGGCTGA
- a CDS encoding M1 family metallopeptidase, giving the protein MHRRIIAPGALAATVLLLAIPASAAPHSPGAPGIGDPYYPDYGNGGYDVSHYDLRLKYQPATDELEGTATLVARATQDLSSFNLDFLLDVGEVRVNGVKASFRTSGEQELEITPRTPLTEGAPVTVVVRYRGVPSSKQAHGFTSWHRTPDGGVAANEPEAAAWWFPSNDHPLDKATYDVSVLVPDGTQAISNGTLQSTSSRLGWTRWNWRSDQPQATYLATLAVGKFDITTGTTEGGIPVLNAYSKALGAHAGAARASLERTGEVADWLAGYFGPYPYNALGGYVPNTNTGYALETQTRPFYSPRQFANGSNVSVVVHELAHQWYGDEVSLKRWKDIWINEGFARYAQWLWSEHEGEGTAQELADYVYASHPADDPFWTVKPGDPGPENQFDIAVYDRGALAVQALRNKIGDEAFFEVLKGWPTKYAHGNASVADFQRYAEEVSGKPLAALFDTWLFQPSKPGAPAARAAAVAEGAEGVKGVSQPRSWKRIAATNGVHGHGVHGHGERGHGEPGHGAGRR; this is encoded by the coding sequence GTGCACCGCAGAATCATCGCGCCGGGAGCCCTGGCAGCGACCGTTCTCCTGCTGGCGATCCCGGCATCGGCCGCGCCCCACTCCCCCGGCGCGCCGGGCATCGGCGACCCGTACTACCCGGACTACGGCAACGGCGGCTACGACGTCTCCCACTACGACCTCCGGCTGAAGTACCAGCCGGCCACGGACGAACTGGAGGGCACGGCGACCCTCGTCGCCCGCGCCACGCAGGACCTGTCGAGCTTCAATCTGGACTTCCTGCTGGACGTCGGCGAGGTGCGCGTCAACGGGGTGAAGGCCTCGTTCCGGACCTCGGGCGAGCAGGAGCTGGAGATCACGCCGAGGACCCCGTTGACCGAAGGCGCGCCCGTCACGGTCGTCGTGCGCTACCGCGGGGTGCCGTCGTCGAAGCAGGCCCACGGTTTCACGAGCTGGCACCGCACCCCGGACGGGGGCGTCGCGGCGAACGAGCCCGAAGCTGCCGCTTGGTGGTTCCCGAGCAACGACCATCCGCTCGACAAGGCGACCTACGACGTGTCCGTGCTCGTCCCGGACGGCACCCAGGCCATCTCCAACGGCACGCTGCAGTCGACGAGTTCACGGCTCGGCTGGACCCGCTGGAACTGGCGGTCCGACCAGCCGCAGGCCACGTACCTCGCCACGCTCGCGGTCGGGAAGTTCGACATCACCACCGGCACCACCGAGGGTGGTATCCCGGTTCTCAACGCCTACAGCAAGGCTCTCGGCGCCCACGCCGGGGCGGCACGGGCGAGCCTCGAACGGACCGGGGAGGTCGCGGACTGGCTCGCCGGGTACTTCGGGCCGTACCCGTACAACGCGCTCGGCGGGTACGTGCCGAACACGAACACCGGGTACGCCCTGGAGACCCAGACCCGGCCGTTCTACAGCCCTCGGCAGTTCGCGAACGGGTCGAACGTGTCCGTCGTCGTCCATGAGCTGGCCCACCAGTGGTACGGCGACGAGGTGTCGCTCAAGCGCTGGAAGGACATCTGGATCAACGAGGGGTTCGCGCGGTACGCGCAGTGGCTGTGGTCCGAACACGAGGGCGAGGGCACGGCGCAGGAACTCGCCGACTACGTGTACGCCTCCCATCCGGCCGACGACCCGTTCTGGACGGTGAAGCCGGGGGACCCCGGCCCCGAGAACCAGTTCGACATCGCCGTCTACGACCGCGGCGCGCTGGCCGTCCAGGCACTGCGCAACAAGATCGGCGACGAGGCGTTCTTCGAGGTCCTCAAGGGCTGGCCGACGAAGTACGCCCACGGCAACGCATCGGTGGCGGACTTCCAGCGGTACGCGGAGGAGGTGTCGGGCAAGCCGCTGGCCGCGCTGTTCGACACGTGGCTGTTCCAGCCGTCGAAGCCGGGGGCGCCGGCGGCTCGGGCCGCGGCGGTGGCCGAGGGGGCGGAGGGAGTGAAGGGCGTGTCCCAGCCCAGGTCGTGGAAGCGGATCGCTGCGACGAACGGGGTGCACGGGCACGGGGTGCACGGGCACGGGGAACGCGGACACGGGGAGCCCGGACACGGGGCCGGGCGCCGCTGA